The Halobacterium hubeiense genome contains the following window.
CCCGAGCAGTCGTTGAACAGCCCGAAGAGGAGGGTGACTTTCTCGTCCTGGCTGCCGTCGCCCTCCGCGGCCGCCAGCGCAGTCAAGTCCTCGTACACCTCGGCGACGGTCAGGTCGTCGTCGCCGCTGTCCGCCGCGAACGCGCCCAGTCCCGCCTGTCCGCCGAGGTCGAGGTTCGCAGCGACCTCGCCGATGTCACCCGTCTCGGCGAGCCGGTCCTCGACGTCCTCGACGGTGACGTTCGTGGACGCCGCGCGCGCCAGCGCCTCGTAGCAGAGCCGCGGCCCGATGTCGAGTTTCGTCTCCGAGTGCGCCGGGAACACCCGCCCCTGGACGAACCGCGCGACCACCGCGAGGTCGTCGCCGGCCTCGCCGAACAGGGCCGCGACCTTCGCGACGACGTCGAGGTCCGCGTCCGTCGCCTCCACGTCGGCGGCGTGCGCGGCGAACGAACCGAATTCCATTACCGTCCGGTAGCCAGTTCCCGCAGTTAAAACGCGCGAACCGCGCTCACCCACCCACCGCGCTTATTAGGCGCGGGGCGAGAAACCCCACGCCATGACAGGCCCGGACCTCGTGGAGCGAGTGCGCGACACCCTGAACGTGGACGCCGAGGCGTTCCAACAGCAGGTCCGCGAGGACGCCGAGGTCGTGAAAGCCGAAATCGCCGCCGGCACGTTCGACAACCCGCAGGCAATCGTCGGCCTGGAGTACGAGTTCTACGCGGTCAACGACGAGGGCTCGCTGGCGCGCGTCCCCCGTCGCGTCTTGGAGTTCGTCGGCTTCGAGAAGGAGCTGGGCCTCCACAACGCGGAGATGACGACCAGCCCGCAGCCGCTGAACGAGCACGGGCTGCGCGCCCAGGAGATGGAAGTGCGGGCGAACCTCGACGCCGCCGAGGGGCCGATGGACGCGGAGGGCCTGCACCTCGTCAGCGACGGTATGTGGACGATACCGCCGGAGGGCGAGACCGCCCGCGACTACCTCACGGACAGCGTCTCCCGTGACGGCGTCGAAATCGCGACGAACATGTCGGCGTCCGCGCGCTACCACGCGATGGCCAACACCGACCAGCCCGCGGGGATGCGACTGGACGCCCCGCACGTCTCCCTGGAGGCGGACACGGTGATGCCGGAGGCGCTCATCACGTCCGTCCAGCCCCACTACCAGGTCCCGCAGGCGGTGGACCTCCCCACCTACTTCCGGTACGCGCTGCGGTTCGCGGCGCCGCTTTTGGCGCTGTGCGTGAACTCGCCGCTGTTCCCGCCGGACCTCTACGACGACGACGCCACGCCCGAGGAGATTCTCGTGGACGGCTGGCAGGAGTCCCGCATCGACGTGTTCGAGACCGTGCTGAACGTCCCTGGCGAACAGCAGAAGGTCCGGTTCCCCGACGACTTCGAGAGCGTCGAGGACGCCGTCGACCGCGTCGCCGCGGACAACACCATCGTCCCGATGCCCGTCTCGGAGGGCGGGCGCTTCGACGACGAGTTCGCGCACTGGCGGCGCAAGCACGGCACGTTCTGGCGGTGGGTGCGCCCGGTGTTCGGCGGCTCCTCGAAGGAGAACGCCAACGCCCGCATCGAGTTCCGCCCCATCGCCGGCCAGCCGACCGTCCGGGACACCATCGCGGTGCAGGCGGCGTTCGCGGGACTGCTGGAGAACCTCCCGCGGACCGAACATCCCCTCTACGACCTCGACTGGGAGACGGCCCGCGAGAGCTTCTACGACGCCGCGCGCAACGGCCTCGGTGCGGACCTCGCGTGGATTACCAGCGACGGCGACCGCACGGACGACACCGCGGACATCTACGCGGACCTCTTCGAGCAGGCGGAAGCGGGCCTGCGGCGGCGCGGCCTCTCGAACGAGCAGGCCGCGAAGTACCTGTGGCCGCTGCGCCAGCGCGCCCGCCACGAGACCACGCCCGCGTCGTGGAAGCGCGAGCGCGTGCGCAGCGCGCTCTACGAGGGCAACTCCTTCGAGAACGCCGTCTACGCGATGCAGTGCGAGTACTTCGAGAAGCAACGCGAGACGCTGCTGGACGGGAGCTTCGCGGACTGGCTCGGCCGGGGCGACAACCTCGACTGACCGCGGACGCGCCGCTGGCGAGCGTGAGAAAAACGGAGGAGAGGGAGACGAAGCGGCGGCCGTTACAGGACGTCGTCGACGTCCTTGTGGCCGATGATTTCGACGTTCTCGCGCGTGATCTTCGTGACGTGGATGCCGTTGCCGGAGGCGGTGTCGCGCTCGCTGGCGGAGTCGATGGCCTGTGCGGCCACCTGGACGGCCTCGTCGGTGGTGAGGTCGTCGGTGAACTCCTGTTCGAGGACACCGAGCGCGTACGGCATACCCGAGCCCTGCGCGGTGTAGGTGTCCGAGAGCGAGCTGCCCGACGGGTCGAGGCTGAAGACGTGGCCGCCCTCGTCGTCGACGCCGCCCAGAATCGGGACGACGCGGAAGAACGGGCCGCCGCGGAGGAGGTTCGACGCCATCGTCGCGAGCGCGTTGATGGACATGTACTCGCCGCGGCGGGCCTCGTAGAGGTTCGCTTCCGCGCGCAGCGACCGGATGAAGCTCTGGGCGCCGCCGACGGAGCCGGACATCGACAGCGCCGCGTTGGGCTGAATCTCCTCGACCTTCTGGACGTCCTTGTTGGAGACGACGCGGCCGCCGAGGCTCGCGCGCATGTCGGAGGCCATCACGACGCCGTCCTCGGTGGTGAGGCCGACGATGGTGGTGCCGGTCTTGTTGACGTACTCGTCGTCAGCGCCCGAGTTGCCGTTGTCGGGAAGGGAGCCGACTTCCGGCTCGTAGGGGTTCTGGGTGCCGCCGAACCGCGCCTGGTTCCGGGCGAACTCCGAGCCCTCGTTGCTGTTGAACATTACCAGACGTTACCAGTCCGGGACGGATAAAACCATCTCTTCCGGGGATTCGCGACGCGGGAGAATCAGGTGGTAGCGGCCGTCTCCGCCGGATGTTCAGTTCGCGGCGCGGGCCTTGTACGCCTGCTCGGTGCGCTCGACGAGGCGGCGCACCGGGAGCGTGACGCCGGCGCGGCGAGCGAGCACGGCGACGGGCAGCAACGCGATGCCAACGGCGAGGGCGGACTGGTACAGCGTGAACAGCGCGAGTCGGGTGGCGCGGTCGAGCATCGGGATGGTAGCCGCCAAGGCGTATCCGTATAAATACTTTCCGGACGGGAAGACGGCCGTGACCCGCCGCTGTCTTGCGATTATCTGCTCGGGGAGTTCGACCGGGACACAGCCCCGCCGCAGTCGCCGCGAATCGTAACCGCGCCGTTGCTGGTGCGACACCACTCGATAAGTTATGCCGACGTTTCCCGTCACGTCCGCTCGGGGAGGCCAAACCACAAAGCACGACATTCCGCGCCCCGTTGGACGAGTATGAGCAACTACGTCGTTGCGATGGAAGCCGCGTGGCTGGTCCGTGACGTCGAGAACTCCGACGACGCCATCGGCGTCGCCGTGAGCGAAGCCGGCAAACGACTGAACGACCAAGACCTCGACTACGTCGAAGTCGAGGCCGGCGTCACCACCTGCCCCGCGTGTGGCGAACCGCTCGACGCCGCGTTCCTCGCGGCGAACACCGCGCTCGTCGGGCTCGTCCTCGAACTCACCGTCTTCAACGCGGACAGCGTCGAGCACGCCGAACGCATCGCCAAGAGCGAGGTCGGCGGCGCGCTCCGCGACGTCCCCCTCGAAGTCATCGAGGTCGTCGAGGAGGGTGGCGAGGAAGGCGAGGCCGAGCGCGACGACGAGTAACCTCCCGAACCTTTATCAATAACTGTCGGTTATTCGGAGGCATGCGTTTGCCGACGCCGAAGGACCTGCGCGAACGGCGCACCTCCCTGGAGCTCACGCAGAGCGAACTCGCCGAGCGCGCGGGCGTCTCACAGCCGCTCATCGCCCGCATCGAGGGCGGCGACGTCGACCCCCGGCTCTCGACGCTGCGCCGCATCGTCGAGGCGCTCGACGAGGCCGAGGGCGACGTCGTCCGCGCGAAGACCCTAATGCACGAGGACGTCATCAGCGTCGCGCCCGACGACGCCGTCAGCGACGCCGTCCAGAAGATGCAGGACGCCGGCTACTCCCAGCTCCCGGTCATCACGAACGGCGTCCCCGTCGGCTCCATCAGCGACAGCGACGTCGTTCACGCCGGCGAGGACGTCGGCGACCACCCCGTCCGGGACGTGATGAGCGAGAGCTTCCCGACCGTCTCCGAGGACGCCACGCTCGAAGAGATTTCGAGCCTGCTGGACCACTACAAGGCCGTGATGGTCACCCACGACGGCGAGACGGTCGGCATCATCACGCAGGCCGACGTGGCGGCGCGTCTCAGCTAGAGTTCGAGCCCGCGAATCTCGACGCTCGACTCCTCGCTCTCCGCGACTTCGCCGATTCTCTCGCCGTCAGTCGCTTCGACGAGCGCGTCGGCGTCCGCCGGGTGGACGGCGGCGACGAACCCGGTGCCCATATTGAACGTGCGGTGCATCTCCTCGTCGCTGACGTTGCCCGCGTCCTGCACGAAGTCGAAGACGTCCTGTGCCGGGAGGGGGTCCGTGACCTCGTAGCGGAACGCGCCCATGCGTTCGAGGTTCGTCCAGCCGCCTCCGGTGACGTGGGCCGCGGCGTGTACGTCGTATTCGTGTAGCGCATTGAGCAGGTAGGTGTAGATGCGGGTGGGCTCCAGTAGCGCCTCGCCCACGGTGTCGTAGCCGTCGCCGGGGAACGGCTCGTCGAAGCCGCCGGCGCGGTCGGCGGCCTCCCGCGCGAGCGTGAGGCCGTTCGAGTGGATGCCCGACGACGCGAATCCGACGAGCACGTCCCCAGCCTGTGCCTCCCCAGCGAGCAAGTCGTTGTCGGTCGCGATGCCGGCGACCGTGCCCGCGAGGTCGAAGTCGTTGACGACCTCCGGCATCACCGCCGTCTCGCCCCCGACGAGCGCGACGCCCGCCTCCTCGGCGCCCGCCGCCAGTCCTTCTCCCAACTCCGCAGCGCGCGCCTCGTCGGGCACGTCCACCGCGAGGTAGTCCACGAACGCCGCGGGCTCGACGCCCGCCGCCACGAGGTCGTTGACGTTCATCGCGATGCAGTCGATGCCGACTGTGGAGTAGTCCTCCATCGCGACCGCCACGAGCAGTTTCGTGCCGACGCCGTCGGTCGCGAGCGCGAGGTACTGGTCGCCGAGGTCCACCAGGCCCGCGTACTCGGTGGTGTCCCCGACCTCGGAGACGGCGCCGACCAGCGCCGCGGTCGCCGCCTCGCTGTCCTCGATGTCCACGCCCGCCTCGGCGTACGTGAGTTCGTCGTCGCTCCCGTCGCTCATACACGAGCGTGCGCATGTCGGGGCGAAAAGCGTGCCGGTCTATGCGCGGACGACTATATTACGAAGAGGAACAGCAGCGCCGGCCCGATGGTGACCACGGCGGCAGCCGCGTACGCGGGCTTGCTCCACTCCAGCACCGTCGCGCCGTCCAGCGGCCCGAACGGAATCATGTTGAACCCCGCCAGCAGCACGTTGATGAACAGGCCGCGCCAGCCGACGTTCGGCGCGACCGTCAGCATCACGCCCAGCGAGAGAACGGCGAGCGCGACGTTCGTCAGCGGGCCCGCGAGCGCGATGAGGCCGTGCTCGCGGGGCGTGATGCGGCCGCGGTGGTGGACCGCGCCGGGCGCCGCGAACAGGAACCCCGCGAGGCCGCCCGCGACGGCGAGCGCCAGCATCCCGAAGTCCGCGCGGAACTCCGCGTGCTGGCCGAACTTGACGGCGACCACTTTGTGCGCGAGTTCGTGCAGGAGGAACGCGACGCCCACGGTCGCGAGGCTCAGCGCGAACTCCTCGAGGAACGCCGCGCTCGCCAGCACCTCGGTGAGATTCGTCGCGGAGACGGGGACGTACAGCAGGCTGAACGCCAGCCCGAGCGCCAGCCACGCCACGAGGAGGT
Protein-coding sequences here:
- the psmB gene encoding archaeal proteasome endopeptidase complex subunit beta translates to MFNSNEGSEFARNQARFGGTQNPYEPEVGSLPDNGNSGADDEYVNKTGTTIVGLTTEDGVVMASDMRASLGGRVVSNKDVQKVEEIQPNAALSMSGSVGGAQSFIRSLRAEANLYEARRGEYMSINALATMASNLLRGGPFFRVVPILGGVDDEGGHVFSLDPSGSSLSDTYTAQGSGMPYALGVLEQEFTDDLTTDEAVQVAAQAIDSASERDTASGNGIHVTKITRENVEIIGHKDVDDVL
- a CDS encoding DUF555 domain-containing protein, with the translated sequence MSNYVVAMEAAWLVRDVENSDDAIGVAVSEAGKRLNDQDLDYVEVEAGVTTCPACGEPLDAAFLAANTALVGLVLELTVFNADSVEHAERIAKSEVGGALRDVPLEVIEVVEEGGEEGEAERDDE
- a CDS encoding CBS domain-containing protein — encoded protein: MRLPTPKDLRERRTSLELTQSELAERAGVSQPLIARIEGGDVDPRLSTLRRIVEALDEAEGDVVRAKTLMHEDVISVAPDDAVSDAVQKMQDAGYSQLPVITNGVPVGSISDSDVVHAGEDVGDHPVRDVMSESFPTVSEDATLEEISSLLDHYKAVMVTHDGETVGIITQADVAARLS
- the purM gene encoding phosphoribosylformylglycinamidine cyclo-ligase; this encodes MSDGSDDELTYAEAGVDIEDSEAATAALVGAVSEVGDTTEYAGLVDLGDQYLALATDGVGTKLLVAVAMEDYSTVGIDCIAMNVNDLVAAGVEPAAFVDYLAVDVPDEARAAELGEGLAAGAEEAGVALVGGETAVMPEVVNDFDLAGTVAGIATDNDLLAGEAQAGDVLVGFASSGIHSNGLTLAREAADRAGGFDEPFPGDGYDTVGEALLEPTRIYTYLLNALHEYDVHAAAHVTGGGWTNLERMGAFRYEVTDPLPAQDVFDFVQDAGNVSDEEMHRTFNMGTGFVAAVHPADADALVEATDGERIGEVAESEESSVEIRGLEL
- a CDS encoding zinc metalloprotease, with product MNFSGRELRDLLVAWLALGLAFSLLYVPVSATNLTEVLASAAFLEEFALSLATVGVAFLLHELAHKVVAVKFGQHAEFRADFGMLALAVAGGLAGFLFAAPGAVHHRGRITPREHGLIALAGPLTNVALAVLSLGVMLTVAPNVGWRGLFINVLLAGFNMIPFGPLDGATVLEWSKPAYAAAAVVTIGPALLFLFVI